Below is a genomic region from Methanococcus vannielii SB.
AAAATTTTTATATTCTATTAATTATAACTGGTTTTTTCAATTATATATATGTTGTCAATTAAATTACACAGATTTTTATTATTCTTAAATATTTAAACATTAATTTTCTTTTTTGAGTATTCTATTATTTTTAAAAGTACCTTTTCTGCCTTTTTTAGTTCATTATTTGATAGGTAAATTTCAAGTTCTAAAAAAAGCGTTTCAATATATTCACTGTATTTTTCCTTTTGTATTAATAACTCTTTATATTCATAAATCATTTTTCTAAACCGTTCCTGTTTTATTTTTTCCATTTCATCTTTTACATTATCCCAGATAGTTGATTTTTTTAAATCGTGTTCTTCTGCAATTTTTCGAATGCTTTTTCCATTTACAATTTCTTCAATAATTTTATTTTTAAGGTCTTTTTCAACCTTTTTTGGACGGCCAACAGCATCTGTAATGGATATATCAACACCAAAAATTAATAATCTGTTTAACGCCCCTTTATTTTTTCGTCCCATGTATTCATAAACGGATTTTGGCATTGTTATTTCGTCATAACCTTGTTTTATTATTAAATCTACTTCTTTTTTTGAAAGGTATTTTACAGTATGTATGGTTTTATAATTTTTTTCCATATTGCCCCCTATTAAGCTATAACTGATATTTACGTAAATTTAACCTCTAATATTTTATTTTTAATAGTGTTATTAGGCTATAAATCGTACCAATCCCCAATTTTATTAAGTTCTTTTTTAATATCTTCAACGGTAATTTTTAGATAGTGCATTGTAGTGTTTATTGATTTATGACGTAAGTATTTACTCACTTTTTCAAGCGGTACGCCGTCATTTAATAAGTGTAACGCCCTACTTCTCCTAAATGTATGGGTAGAAAATTCTTTATTTATTTTTGCAACTTTAGTGTATTTTTTAACTAACTCCCATGCATAAGTCCTGTTTTTAAATTTAAAAAGGGGGTCTTCATCATTTAAATTATTGTCTAAAATATGTCCGAAAATATCTGAATAAAGCCATTCAGGAATTACCGTTATTTCAAATCTTTCTGTTTTAGTATCTAATAGCTTACAAACACCTTCCTTTAGATTGATGTTTTTGACAGTTATAGTTAACAATTCTGAAACCCTTAATGCCATCCCGTATAGCATTTTAAAAAATAACTTATGTTCTTTAGAATCTATATTGTCTATGAATTTTTTTAATTCATCCTTAGTAAGCCAGTCCTTACAATAGTGTCTTACCATTTTTACCAACCAAACGCACCTAACGTATCTTAAAAAAAACTTAAAATTTAAAGACCAATAAAATAATCTACTCAAAATTTTATTCTTAACATATTATCATTTTTAAACTTTTTTTATCTATCTAATTCATTGTTTATATACGTTGATAGATCCAATTCCTAGTTTAAAGGCTTTTTTATATTTAATTAAATAAGTATATATTTAAATACGTAAATACCTATACATTTAAATATTTTTGTTAATTTATATACATTATATATAAAATAAATTATTTAAATATTTAAGAATTTAGTTATATAAATATTTAAGAATTTAATTATTTAAATTATTTGATTAATTAATTACCTTATTTTGTCCGGAAATTTTAAACCAACAAAATATTTAAATTGTTAGTTATATTAAAAAGTAAATTAGGACGAATTAAAACAAGGTATTTAGAATCGTTTTTAAATTTAAGAATTAAACCAAGTTAAAAAGAAGATTTTTTAATTTCAAGAAATCTAATGTTTTAATTTACTAATATTTTTAATTATATTTTGAATGGCCATAATATTGTAGTTATTCAAATATTCAAAAACTA
It encodes:
- a CDS encoding tyrosine-type recombinase/integrase, coding for MVRHYCKDWLTKDELKKFIDNIDSKEHKLFFKMLYGMALRVSELLTITVKNINLKEGVCKLLDTKTERFEITVIPEWLYSDIFGHILDNNLNDEDPLFKFKNRTYAWELVKKYTKVAKINKEFSTHTFRRSRALHLLNDGVPLEKVSKYLRHKSINTTMHYLKITVEDIKKELNKIGDWYDL